The following are encoded together in the Macrobrachium rosenbergii isolate ZJJX-2024 chromosome 21, ASM4041242v1, whole genome shotgun sequence genome:
- the LOC136849500 gene encoding pro-resilin-like codes for MFKILVVLAIASLTTAFPGGYGYGGNGNYGYGGEPLPYHFDYSVKGDYKGPYFGQNEKSDGKGNVYGSYTVALPDGRKQHVDYTADHYNGYVAKVSYSGKAQHPAYYGPAVVFDHHGGGYH; via the exons attTTGGTAGTCTTGGCCATTGCCAGCCTAACTACGGCTTTCCCAGGTGGTTATGGCTACGGTGGCAATGGAAATTATGGTTATGGAGGG GAACCTCTACCTTATCACTTTGACTACAGCGTCAAAGGCGATTACAAAGGACCCTATTTCGGCCAAAATGAAAAATCTGACGGTAAAGGCAACGTGTACGGTTCATATACCGTAGCTCTCCCTGACGGGAGGAAACAACAC GTCGATTACACAGCTGATCACTACAACGGATACGTGGCTAAAGTCAGCTACTCTGGAAAGGCTCAACATCCGGCCTATTATGGACCAGCCGTCGTTTTCGATCATCACGGAGGTGGATATCACTAA